One region of Pseudomonas sp. ABC1 genomic DNA includes:
- a CDS encoding HlyD family efflux transporter periplasmic adaptor subunit, which produces MILPALRPDLQLSVATPGLDGSPQWTLADPLRGKYFKLGAPAMRLLRHWALGDALQVLKAANGEPGAPLTPQALEELLKFLRGHDLISGGDPEQSASYEAKAASRRQGLWTQVLHKYLFFRIPLWRPDAFLNRTWPWLERFGPNLLRIGLPLVLLLGAFLVMRDWERFLATFPQLLSLGGAAAFAIALGFAKLCHEFGHAYMAKRAGCRVPSMGVAFMVLLPMLYTDVSDAWRVQDRRTRLLIGSGGVLAELLLACIALLAWSLLPDGAGRTAAFMLASATWITTLVINVNPLMRFDGYFLLSDLWGVDNLQGRGYALCRWHLRETLFGYGEPAPERWSPALRKRLLYWGYASWLWRAVLFFGIALAVYHMFFKVLGIFLMVVELAWFIFLPIWKEMAHWWQHRDKAHPRKVLFLGGGLLALLAVLLVPWRSGVEVPAMLEASRVSALHAPTAAQIREVLVRDGQPVTENQVLVTLASPDLDARMSIGRREIQILQLQLRRQSARSETVGDSGILEQRLAEAVAEYRGLAAQRERLVLRAPHDGVVRDLADNLSPGRWISAELPLAQVADGGLRLRGYLAEADLWRVAPGTRGHFVADDVLHASMPVVLDAVDTNGVAYIDQEALISEHSGPIAIRRDEEKRALPLQAQYGVQFVLQSSPVQPLNHPLRGLVVLDGQGESLLVAAWRRMAAIGIRESGF; this is translated from the coding sequence ATGATCCTGCCGGCGCTACGCCCGGACCTGCAACTTTCGGTGGCGACACCGGGGCTGGACGGCTCGCCGCAATGGACCCTGGCCGACCCGCTGCGCGGCAAGTACTTCAAACTCGGCGCGCCAGCCATGCGTTTGCTGCGTCACTGGGCCTTGGGCGATGCCCTGCAAGTGCTAAAGGCGGCCAATGGCGAGCCCGGTGCTCCGCTGACGCCGCAGGCGCTGGAAGAGTTGCTCAAGTTTCTCCGTGGGCATGACCTGATCAGCGGTGGCGACCCGGAGCAGAGCGCCAGCTACGAGGCCAAGGCGGCCAGCCGGCGTCAGGGACTCTGGACGCAGGTTCTGCACAAGTATCTGTTTTTCCGCATTCCTCTATGGCGCCCGGATGCCTTCCTCAATCGCACCTGGCCCTGGTTGGAGCGCTTTGGTCCCAACCTGCTGCGCATCGGTCTGCCATTGGTGCTGTTGCTGGGGGCCTTCCTGGTGATGCGCGACTGGGAGCGTTTTCTCGCGACTTTTCCGCAGTTGCTCAGCCTGGGCGGTGCGGCGGCGTTCGCCATCGCCCTGGGGTTCGCCAAGCTCTGCCATGAATTCGGCCATGCCTACATGGCCAAGCGTGCCGGTTGTCGGGTGCCGAGCATGGGGGTGGCGTTCATGGTCCTGTTGCCGATGCTCTACACCGATGTCAGTGATGCCTGGCGTGTACAGGACCGGCGTACACGGCTGTTGATCGGCTCCGGTGGTGTGCTGGCGGAACTGCTGCTGGCCTGCATCGCCTTGCTCGCCTGGTCGCTGCTGCCGGACGGGGCCGGGCGCACGGCAGCGTTCATGCTGGCCAGTGCCACCTGGATCACGACCCTGGTGATCAACGTCAACCCGCTGATGCGTTTCGACGGCTATTTCCTGCTCAGCGACCTGTGGGGCGTCGACAACCTCCAGGGGCGCGGCTATGCGCTGTGCCGCTGGCACCTGCGCGAAACCCTGTTCGGCTACGGCGAACCTGCCCCTGAGCGTTGGTCGCCGGCATTGCGCAAGCGTCTGTTGTACTGGGGCTATGCCTCGTGGCTCTGGCGTGCGGTGCTGTTCTTCGGCATCGCCCTGGCGGTCTATCACATGTTCTTCAAGGTGCTCGGCATCTTCCTGATGGTGGTCGAGCTGGCCTGGTTCATTTTCCTGCCGATCTGGAAGGAAATGGCGCACTGGTGGCAGCACCGTGACAAGGCCCATCCGCGCAAGGTGCTGTTCCTCGGTGGTGGTCTGCTGGCATTGCTGGCCGTGCTGCTGGTGCCATGGCGCAGCGGTGTGGAAGTGCCGGCGATGCTTGAGGCGTCTCGGGTCAGTGCACTGCATGCACCGACCGCCGCGCAAATTCGTGAGGTGTTGGTCAGGGACGGCCAGCCGGTCACGGAGAACCAGGTTCTGGTGACCCTGGCATCGCCGGACCTGGATGCGCGCATGAGCATTGGGCGGCGCGAGATCCAGATTCTCCAGTTGCAGTTGCGCCGACAGTCCGCTCGCAGCGAAACCGTTGGAGACAGCGGCATCCTTGAACAGCGGCTGGCCGAAGCCGTGGCCGAGTACCGTGGCTTGGCGGCGCAGCGTGAGCGCCTGGTGCTGCGTGCGCCCCATGACGGAGTGGTGCGTGACCTGGCTGACAACCTGAGCCCTGGCCGCTGGATCAGCGCCGAGTTGCCGCTGGCGCAGGTGGCTGACGGTGGCTTGCGCTTGCGCGGGTACCTGGCTGAAGCGGATCTCTGGCGGGTGGCGCCTGGGACCCGCGGGCATTTCGTCGCCGACGACGTCTTGCACGCTTCCATGCCGGTGGTTCTGGATGCGGTGGACACCAACGGTGTGGCCTATATCGACCAGGAGGCATTGATCTCGGAGCACAGTGGCCCGATTGCCATTCGTCGCGATGAGGAGAAGAGGGCGCTGCCCCTGCAAGCGCAATATGGCGTGCAGTTCGTACTCCAAAGCAGCCCTGTGCAGCCCTTGAACCACCCGCTGCGGGGCCTTGTTGTGCTGGACGGGCAGGGCGAGTCGCTGCTGGTCGCCGCCTGGCGCCGCATGGCAGCGATCGGTATCCGGGAAAGCGGTTTCTAG
- a CDS encoding DUF4347 domain-containing protein: MKFIERFSRKPAQPPRLVEPGPAPLLVALEPRIMFDASVAVVAEDAAAQTAADTARDSASSTADAASADARSPQNQRQEVVFVDGGVANVGELLAGLPGSAEVVILDPSKDGLQQMAEYLKGREGLDAIHLLSHGADGTVLVGNIWLSSANLVEHRAALESIGAALNADGDLLLYGCSVGADTAGIDFISSLAAATGADVAASDDITGKGGDWNLEVNTGEIEASVLQIDTYQHALNVSNTTAELLIDGAPALSATVGAGVEFLMDGRADVSESNWYIDIDPSASTITMTFVTNDVSVREGIARLDVVFSNGTLDAITSITADTDATTSPADISASVVGDDKTISFHIDTAGTGGDGVLVWRFTSTSTAADTAPSVSASGTNPNYLENSSPVALFSNVTASTNDSDQSFTGATFTVTNVSNGALEVLSIDGINIGLSNGNSGVLASGGSYSVSVVAGTATVTLSGMSRTDAQMNTLINNITYGNGSDDPGNSSRVVTITEITDSGSNNTAALNIVSTVSVIPVNDAPVITPVNPTLAGLSDSSTNNNGDAVNTLLGGVTDVDTGSLKGMIVTGITSTYGTWQYSTNNGFSWTDIGSASDASGLLLRSTDRVRFVPDGVHGETATITYRAWDQTNSTQGGQGSRLNVTSLLGGSNAFSTGTDTASVVVTAINDAPIVTGSGGSVGWTEGNNVTSTPVTVDANIYLSDPDGPGVDYVRVQVTSNYASGEDVLGFNNTDMAVYGDIAGAWNAGLGILTLTSSSGTATQAQFQAAMRAVTFTNTSDAPIVATRTVTFQANDGSLNSNVVSRSVTITAVDDSPVISAPTNVTVTEDTLSPVTGIILSDVDSASGSLTLTVGAGNLSATSGSGVTVSGTGTALILNGTLTAINNFIAAGSLKYTPALNSNTSVTLGLSLDTASVSTDTRNLTIDITPVNDAPTISGPVSINVTEDVAKSMAGITFGDVDSGSGSVRVIFSVANGNGTFSATASSGVTVTNNGTNAITLEGTVADINTLVSNGRLTYLGALNAAGVKTMSISINDNGNTGSGGALQVNANISLVIAAVNDAPVNNLPAAQTVFQDGSLVFNSANGNLITITDVDVGGNTVKLSLTSVNGQMTLGSIVGLSFSTGDGTNDTSMVFTGTLAAINAALNGLTFTPQPGYNGTGSITFVSDDQGYSGAGGVQTDTDTDTLSITIAPINPKITGVVAAPGSDGAHKVGETIDIVVQFDNNVIVDTSSGIPTLLLETGAIDRQAVYLSGTGTNQLTFRYTVQVGDLSGDLDYASTSALSLNGAVLQSAQGHSAILTLPAVGGASSLAGQQAIVVDGVAPSISNIVLPSDASYRLGQNMDFTVNFSEAVSVDATGGTPRIEVTLDTGGVAYAEYVSGSGTSALVFRLVVASGQQDSNGITVGNSIQLNGGSLRDLAGNDSPVALAPGNSSGILVDGIVPTVATVSVPASGSYKSGDVLSFTVNTSEGVVVDTLGGTPRLVLTVGGVTRYASYVSGGADGALVFQYTVQSGDTAASGIVVNGTLDLNGGHVNDPAGNALNLNLGAVGNTGNVLIDTTTPYATNITRVDATPTNSGSVSYTVTFSENVGNVDPSDFNLIFGGSVAGSIESVTAVDGKTFTVKVSGLTGTGTVRLDLKPGTDIADAAGNLVPGGRVGVNYTIDRDAPSVTGVDVPVDGTYIPGQNLDFTVHLSENVQLNTSGGSPRLEVLLDNGQTAWADYVSGAGTSALVFRLTVATGQLDTNGITLGNAIQLNGATLRDSVGNDAQLALNGLSPTDGVLVDGVAPTVASVTLPAPGAYNAGDVLRFTVNASEVVIVDSGTPQLAINIGGVTRYAQYVAGSGTSALVFEYTVDSTVNAPNGISLAASIDSSGATLHDAAGNAMSLTLNNVGSGSAVIVDNNAPNFVSTDNVDVTPTNAGSVRFTVTFNETVTGVDSSDFSLVLTGSANGRIASVTQIDGRTYLVTVDNLSGAGNLRLDLNASGTGITDVAGNPIVGGGEGSGYDIDRVAPSVISVGVPPAGTYVAGSQLDFTVKTSEVVLVDTGTGANGAPRLAITLDNGEVAYATYLSGSQSDTLTFRLNVTNGMSGNTTFNVASSIDVNQGSIRDAQGNDALTSLNNVGSTSGILVDASAPRATSIEVVGPVLPTDRTLTFNLTFNEAVSGVDAADFSVLGTSSASGTVQSVQRIDATTYRIVVGALRGQGTLQLSLNPLNSGIQDGAGNALATSLSSAAQAVQVLDVGDLNYRINPAQTVAEPLPSMVQPQVPTLVADNGVSPLVPGSLFEVRTTGGDIQPLGTIFLGNASSAPSFIAQVFGSSDSSAGLGGGFGSSTLSTIFSHDVPGVSEMNVFNGGQWRPADINHGLRGVFGTPTFGQQLQQINEADQRHVRELAMALAQSAQIGQRT; encoded by the coding sequence ATGAAATTCATCGAGCGATTCTCGCGCAAGCCCGCCCAGCCGCCGCGCCTCGTCGAGCCTGGCCCTGCTCCGTTGCTGGTGGCCCTTGAGCCGCGAATCATGTTCGATGCCTCTGTGGCCGTGGTGGCCGAGGACGCTGCCGCGCAGACCGCCGCCGATACGGCCCGGGACAGTGCCTCCAGCACGGCTGACGCTGCCAGCGCGGATGCGCGTAGCCCACAGAACCAGCGCCAGGAAGTGGTCTTCGTCGATGGCGGCGTGGCCAATGTTGGCGAACTGCTCGCAGGCCTGCCGGGTAGCGCCGAAGTGGTCATCCTTGACCCGAGCAAGGACGGCCTGCAGCAGATGGCCGAGTACCTCAAGGGCCGTGAGGGCCTGGATGCCATCCACCTCCTGTCCCACGGTGCTGACGGTACGGTGCTGGTGGGCAATATCTGGCTCAGCAGTGCCAACCTTGTCGAACACCGCGCCGCGCTTGAAAGCATTGGCGCGGCGCTGAATGCCGATGGCGATTTGCTGTTGTATGGCTGTAGCGTCGGGGCCGATACCGCAGGCATCGACTTCATCAGCTCACTGGCGGCTGCCACCGGTGCTGACGTCGCAGCGTCCGACGACATTACTGGAAAAGGGGGCGACTGGAACCTTGAGGTGAATACCGGTGAGATTGAAGCCTCGGTTTTGCAGATCGACACTTACCAGCATGCGTTGAATGTCAGCAATACCACTGCCGAACTGCTGATTGACGGAGCACCGGCCTTGAGCGCCACAGTAGGTGCAGGTGTCGAATTCCTTATGGATGGGCGCGCGGACGTAAGCGAGTCCAATTGGTACATCGACATCGACCCCTCCGCATCAACAATCACTATGACATTCGTTACCAACGACGTCTCTGTGAGAGAAGGGATAGCCCGCCTCGATGTCGTCTTCAGTAATGGCACCCTGGATGCCATTACCTCTATCACTGCTGACACAGATGCAACTACGAGCCCTGCGGATATCTCAGCCAGCGTTGTCGGCGACGATAAGACGATCTCCTTTCATATCGACACCGCGGGGACAGGGGGGGACGGCGTACTGGTCTGGCGTTTCACTTCAACCAGCACCGCTGCGGATACTGCGCCCAGTGTCAGTGCCTCTGGCACTAATCCGAACTATCTCGAAAACAGCAGTCCGGTTGCACTGTTTTCCAATGTCACTGCCAGCACCAATGACAGTGACCAGAGCTTCACGGGGGCTACTTTCACGGTAACCAATGTCAGCAACGGCGCTTTGGAGGTTTTAAGCATCGACGGCATCAACATTGGTCTCAGCAACGGTAACAGCGGTGTATTGGCGAGCGGCGGTAGCTATAGCGTCAGTGTCGTTGCCGGTACGGCAACGGTCACGCTCAGCGGCATGAGCCGTACCGATGCCCAGATGAATACCCTGATCAACAACATCACCTACGGCAATGGCAGCGACGACCCCGGCAACAGCAGTCGCGTAGTCACCATCACTGAAATTACCGACAGCGGCAGCAATAACACCGCGGCTCTAAATATCGTTTCCACCGTATCGGTCATACCGGTCAACGATGCGCCGGTGATCACCCCGGTCAACCCGACCCTGGCCGGCCTGAGCGACAGCTCCACCAACAACAATGGCGACGCGGTCAACACGCTGCTCGGTGGCGTCACCGATGTCGACACCGGCTCGCTCAAGGGCATGATCGTCACCGGCATCACCAGCACTTACGGCACCTGGCAGTACAGCACAAACAACGGCTTCAGCTGGACCGATATCGGCAGCGCCTCGGATGCATCCGGACTGCTCCTGCGCTCAACGGATCGCGTACGCTTCGTACCGGATGGCGTGCATGGCGAGACGGCCACCATCACCTACCGCGCCTGGGATCAGACCAACAGCACCCAGGGCGGCCAGGGCTCCAGATTGAACGTCACCAGTCTCCTTGGTGGCAGCAACGCCTTCTCTACCGGCACTGACACCGCCAGTGTGGTGGTCACCGCGATCAACGATGCGCCGATCGTCACCGGCAGCGGCGGCAGCGTGGGCTGGACCGAGGGCAACAACGTCACGTCCACCCCCGTGACAGTCGACGCGAACATCTACCTCAGCGATCCAGACGGCCCGGGCGTCGACTACGTCAGGGTGCAGGTGACGTCCAACTACGCCTCCGGCGAGGACGTGCTTGGCTTCAACAACACCGACATGGCGGTGTACGGCGATATCGCCGGCGCCTGGAACGCCGGGCTGGGCATCCTGACCCTGACCTCCAGCAGTGGTACCGCGACCCAGGCGCAGTTCCAGGCGGCGATGCGTGCCGTGACCTTTACCAATACCTCGGACGCCCCGATCGTCGCGACCCGCACCGTGACCTTCCAGGCCAATGACGGCAGCCTGAACTCCAACGTCGTGTCGCGCAGCGTCACCATCACCGCGGTAGACGACTCGCCGGTGATCAGCGCGCCAACCAACGTCACCGTGACCGAAGACACCCTGTCGCCAGTGACCGGCATCATCCTCAGCGATGTCGACTCCGCCAGCGGCTCTCTGACCCTGACCGTCGGCGCCGGCAACCTCAGCGCCACCAGCGGCAGTGGCGTGACCGTGAGCGGCACCGGTACTGCGCTGATCCTCAACGGCACCCTGACCGCGATCAACAACTTCATTGCCGCCGGCAGCCTGAAGTACACCCCGGCGTTGAACTCCAACACCAGCGTAACCCTCGGCCTGAGCCTGGACACCGCCAGCGTCAGCACCGACACGCGCAACCTGACTATCGACATCACCCCGGTGAACGACGCGCCGACCATCAGCGGCCCGGTCAGCATCAACGTCACCGAGGACGTGGCCAAGTCCATGGCCGGCATCACCTTCGGCGATGTCGACTCCGGCAGCGGCAGCGTCCGGGTGATCTTCAGCGTGGCCAACGGCAACGGCACCTTCAGCGCGACCGCCAGCAGTGGGGTGACCGTGACCAACAACGGCACCAACGCCATCACCCTGGAAGGCACCGTCGCCGACATCAACACCCTGGTCAGCAACGGTCGCCTGACCTACCTCGGCGCGCTCAACGCCGCCGGGGTCAAGACCATGTCGATCTCGATCAACGACAACGGCAACACCGGCAGCGGCGGCGCCCTGCAGGTCAACGCCAACATCTCGCTGGTGATCGCCGCGGTCAACGACGCGCCAGTCAACAACCTGCCGGCCGCCCAGACCGTGTTCCAGGACGGCTCGCTGGTGTTCAACAGCGCCAACGGCAACCTGATCACCATCACCGACGTGGATGTCGGCGGCAACACCGTGAAGCTGTCCCTGACCTCGGTCAACGGGCAGATGACCCTGGGTTCGATCGTCGGGCTGAGCTTCAGCACCGGCGATGGCACCAACGACACGTCGATGGTCTTCACCGGCACCCTGGCGGCCATCAACGCCGCCCTGAACGGCCTGACCTTCACCCCGCAGCCCGGCTACAACGGCACCGGCTCGATCACCTTCGTGAGCGACGACCAGGGCTACAGCGGCGCCGGCGGCGTCCAGACCGATACCGATACCGATACCCTGTCGATCACTATCGCGCCGATCAACCCGAAAATCACCGGCGTGGTGGCAGCCCCGGGCAGCGATGGCGCGCACAAGGTCGGCGAGACCATCGATATCGTGGTCCAGTTCGACAACAACGTCATCGTCGACACTAGCTCCGGCATCCCGACCCTGCTCCTGGAAACCGGCGCCATCGACCGTCAGGCGGTGTACCTCAGTGGCACCGGGACCAACCAGCTGACCTTCCGCTACACCGTGCAGGTCGGTGACCTCAGCGGTGACCTCGACTACGCCAGCACCTCGGCGCTGTCGCTGAACGGCGCGGTTCTGCAGAGCGCCCAGGGCCACTCGGCGATCCTGACCCTGCCGGCCGTAGGCGGCGCCAGCTCTCTGGCCGGCCAGCAGGCCATCGTCGTCGACGGCGTGGCACCGAGTATCAGCAACATCGTGCTGCCGAGCGATGCCAGCTATCGCCTCGGGCAGAATATGGACTTCACCGTCAACTTCAGCGAAGCGGTCAGCGTCGACGCCACCGGCGGCACGCCGCGCATCGAAGTGACCCTCGACACCGGCGGCGTTGCCTATGCCGAGTACGTCTCCGGCAGCGGTACCAGCGCCCTGGTGTTCCGTCTCGTGGTCGCCAGCGGCCAGCAGGACAGCAACGGCATTACCGTCGGCAACAGCATCCAGCTCAACGGCGGCAGCCTGCGCGACCTGGCCGGCAACGACAGCCCCGTCGCACTGGCGCCGGGCAACAGCAGCGGCATCCTCGTCGACGGCATCGTGCCGACCGTGGCCACCGTCAGCGTGCCGGCCAGCGGCTCGTACAAGTCGGGCGACGTGCTCAGCTTCACCGTCAACACCAGCGAAGGCGTGGTGGTCGACACCCTCGGCGGCACGCCGCGGCTGGTGCTCACCGTGGGCGGCGTGACTCGTTACGCCTCCTACGTCTCCGGCGGGGCGGACGGCGCACTGGTGTTCCAGTACACCGTGCAGTCCGGCGACACCGCCGCCAGCGGCATCGTGGTGAACGGCACCCTTGACCTCAATGGCGGCCATGTCAACGACCCGGCCGGCAACGCGCTGAACCTCAACCTCGGCGCCGTGGGCAACACCGGCAACGTGCTGATCGACACCACCACGCCGTACGCCACCAACATCACCCGCGTCGACGCCACGCCGACCAACAGCGGTTCGGTCAGCTACACCGTGACCTTCAGCGAGAACGTCGGCAACGTCGATCCGAGTGACTTCAACCTGATCTTCGGTGGCAGCGTCGCCGGCAGCATCGAAAGCGTCACTGCCGTGGATGGCAAGACCTTCACCGTCAAGGTCAGCGGCCTGACCGGCACCGGTACCGTGCGCCTGGACCTCAAGCCAGGCACCGATATCGCCGATGCCGCCGGCAACCTGGTTCCGGGCGGGCGCGTGGGCGTGAACTACACCATCGACCGCGACGCGCCGAGCGTGACCGGCGTCGATGTGCCGGTCGATGGTACCTACATCCCCGGCCAGAACCTCGATTTCACGGTCCACCTGAGCGAGAACGTGCAGTTGAACACCAGCGGCGGCTCGCCACGCCTGGAAGTGCTGCTGGACAATGGCCAGACAGCCTGGGCCGATTACGTGTCCGGCGCCGGTACCAGTGCGCTGGTGTTCCGCCTGACCGTCGCCACGGGCCAGTTGGATACCAACGGCATCACCCTTGGCAACGCCATCCAGCTTAACGGTGCGACCCTGCGTGATTCCGTCGGCAACGATGCACAGCTCGCCCTCAACGGCCTGTCACCCACCGATGGTGTGCTGGTCGATGGCGTGGCGCCAACCGTTGCCAGCGTGACCCTGCCAGCGCCGGGCGCCTACAACGCCGGTGACGTGCTGCGCTTTACCGTCAACGCCAGCGAAGTGGTGATCGTCGACAGTGGTACTCCGCAGTTGGCGATCAACATCGGCGGCGTGACCCGTTATGCGCAGTACGTCGCTGGTTCCGGTACTTCGGCGCTGGTCTTCGAGTACACCGTCGATTCGACCGTCAACGCTCCCAACGGCATCAGCCTGGCGGCCAGCATCGATAGCAGTGGTGCGACCTTGCATGATGCCGCCGGCAACGCCATGAGCCTGACGCTGAACAACGTGGGCAGTGGCAGCGCGGTGATCGTCGATAACAACGCGCCGAACTTCGTCAGTACCGATAACGTCGACGTTACCCCGACCAATGCCGGTTCGGTCCGCTTTACCGTAACGTTCAACGAAACCGTCACGGGTGTGGACAGCAGCGACTTCAGCCTGGTGCTCACCGGCAGCGCCAATGGGCGAATCGCCTCGGTGACCCAGATCGACGGTCGCACCTACCTCGTCACCGTCGATAATCTCTCCGGTGCCGGCAACCTGCGCCTCGATCTGAATGCCAGCGGCACCGGCATCACCGACGTGGCGGGCAACCCTATCGTCGGTGGCGGGGAAGGCAGCGGCTACGACATCGACCGCGTGGCGCCGAGCGTGATCTCGGTCGGCGTGCCGCCGGCCGGAACCTACGTGGCAGGGTCGCAACTGGACTTCACCGTCAAGACCAGCGAAGTGGTACTGGTCGACACTGGTACCGGTGCCAATGGTGCACCGCGCCTGGCGATCACCCTCGACAACGGTGAGGTCGCCTACGCCACCTACCTGTCTGGCTCGCAGAGCGACACGCTGACCTTCCGCCTCAATGTCACCAACGGCATGTCTGGCAACACGACCTTCAACGTCGCTTCGAGCATTGACGTAAACCAAGGCAGCATCCGCGATGCGCAGGGCAACGATGCGCTGACCAGCCTGAACAACGTCGGTAGCACCAGCGGTATCCTGGTCGATGCCAGCGCGCCTAGAGCGACCAGCATCGAGGTCGTCGGACCGGTCCTGCCAACCGATCGCACCCTGACCTTCAACCTGACCTTCAACGAGGCGGTCAGTGGCGTCGACGCCGCCGACTTCAGCGTTCTCGGTACCAGCAGCGCCAGCGGCACGGTGCAATCGGTGCAGCGCATCGACGCCACCACCTACCGCATAGTGGTGGGCGCCCTGCGTGGCCAGGGCACCCTGCAATTGAGCCTGAACCCGCTGAACAGCGGCATCCAGGATGGCGCCGGCAACGCGCTGGCGACCAGCCTGAGCAGCGCGGCGCAGGCCGTGCAGGTCTTGGACGTCGGCGACCTGAACTACCGGATCAACCCAGCACAGACTGTCGCCGAGCCGCTGCCAAGCATGGTTCAGCCACAAGTTCCGACCCTGGTGGCCGACAACGGCGTATCGCCGCTAGTCCCCGGCTCGTTGTTCGAAGTGCGTACCACCGGCGGCGATATCCAGCCGCTGGGTACCATCTTCCTCGGCAACGCCAGCAGCGCGCCAAGCTTCATCGCCCAGGTCTTCGGCAGCAGCGACAGCAGTGCCGGCCTTGGCGGGGGCTTCGGTAGCAGCACGCTGTCGACGATCTTCAGCCATGACGTCCCGGGTGTGAGCGAAATGAACGTGTTCAACGGCGGTCAGTGGCGGCCGGCGGACATCAACCATGGCCTGCGCGGCGTGTTTGGTACACCCACCTTCGGGCAGCAACTGCAGCAAATCAACGAAGCCGACCAGCGTCATGTACGCGAGTTGGCCATGGCTCTGGCTCAGTCGGCACAGATCGGACAGCGCACATGA
- a CDS encoding efflux RND transporter periplasmic adaptor subunit has protein sequence MSAPVPGALEQLLAHYLKLERQARVAASTEVLSFSMVNDSQPLFGYRHGALLIAGKVRALTGISAVEPNAPFVVFIERMAARLAAGERFALPGAVPPESVDQASRDDWQALSAPHAFWLPLKDRQGQVFGGLWLARDSAWSEAEQTLLAQLGDCYGHAWCALQPGKPWRLRWPARTRWAMAGALLLVLLVPVRQSVLAPAEVVPRNGQVVAAPLDGVVAEVLVKPNQPVQAGQVLVRFDATSLKAQADVAERTLGVAEAEFKANTQRAFSDADSSARLDLLAARVEQKRAERDYAHDLLGRSEVRAGRDGIAVFADAQRFIGKPMRTGERLMEIADPAQAELRIELPVADAIRLDNGAEVALFLDSDPLNPHSAKLERAAYQAQSTAAGQLAYRLDASFDDAPPRIGLRGTAKLFGDRAPLALYLLRRPLAALRQAVGL, from the coding sequence ATGAGCGCTCCCGTTCCAGGCGCCCTGGAGCAACTGCTGGCGCATTACCTCAAGCTGGAGCGCCAGGCTCGCGTTGCAGCATCCACCGAGGTGCTGTCGTTCAGCATGGTCAACGACAGTCAGCCCCTGTTCGGCTATCGCCATGGTGCGCTGCTGATCGCTGGCAAGGTGCGCGCCCTGACGGGTATCAGCGCGGTCGAGCCAAATGCGCCGTTCGTGGTCTTTATCGAGCGCATGGCCGCTCGGCTGGCTGCGGGTGAGCGTTTTGCCCTGCCGGGCGCGGTGCCGCCAGAGAGTGTCGACCAGGCCAGCCGTGACGACTGGCAGGCGCTGTCGGCGCCGCATGCCTTCTGGTTGCCGCTCAAGGACCGCCAGGGCCAGGTGTTCGGCGGCCTTTGGCTGGCCCGTGACAGTGCCTGGAGCGAGGCCGAGCAGACCTTGCTGGCGCAACTGGGTGATTGTTATGGCCATGCCTGGTGCGCGCTGCAACCGGGCAAGCCATGGCGTTTGCGCTGGCCGGCGCGGACCCGTTGGGCCATGGCCGGCGCACTGCTGCTGGTGTTGCTGGTGCCGGTACGCCAGTCCGTGCTGGCTCCGGCCGAAGTGGTACCGCGCAATGGCCAGGTGGTCGCTGCGCCGCTGGACGGTGTGGTCGCCGAGGTGCTGGTCAAACCCAACCAGCCGGTGCAGGCCGGGCAGGTGCTGGTGCGCTTCGACGCAACCAGCCTCAAGGCCCAGGCCGATGTCGCCGAGCGTACCCTCGGCGTGGCTGAGGCTGAATTCAAGGCCAACACCCAGCGCGCGTTTTCCGATGCCGACTCCAGTGCCCGTCTGGATCTGCTGGCGGCACGGGTCGAGCAGAAGCGTGCCGAGCGTGATTACGCCCACGACCTGCTGGGGCGCAGCGAAGTGCGCGCCGGACGCGACGGTATCGCCGTGTTCGCCGATGCCCAGCGCTTTATCGGCAAGCCGATGCGCACCGGTGAGCGCTTGATGGAAATCGCCGATCCGGCTCAGGCTGAGTTGCGTATCGAACTGCCGGTGGCTGATGCGATTCGTCTGGACAACGGCGCAGAAGTGGCGCTGTTTCTCGACAGCGATCCGTTGAACCCCCACAGCGCCAAGCTGGAGCGCGCGGCCTACCAGGCGCAAAGCACCGCCGCCGGGCAATTGGCCTACAGGCTCGACGCCAGCTTTGACGATGCACCGCCGCGCATTGGCCTGCGCGGCACTGCCAAGCTGTTCGGCGATCGCGCGCCGTTGGCCCTGTATCTGCTACGCCGGCCATTGGCGGCCCTGCGTCAGGCGGTGGGCTTATGA